The genomic region CGGTGGTGCGGGTGGTGCCGGTGCGGCAGTGCGGGGGTGGTGCCGGTGCGGCGGTGCGGGGTGGGGCGGGCGCGGGGTGGGGCCCCGATCGGCGGGCGGGGCCCCACCCCGCACGTCAGGTGGTGGAGACGTCGACGTCCGTCGGTTCGGCGGTACGCAGCCAGACGGCGGTGTCCGGCGGGAGCAGGTCGTCGTCGAGCGGCCCGCTGGCGAGCAGCCGCTCGGCGTGCGGCGGCAGCGGCACCGCCACGCTCGACAGGTTGACCAGGCAGGTGAAGCCGGGCGAGCGGTGGTAGGCGAGCACGCCCTCCGGGGCGGGCAGCCAGGTCATCTCACCGTCGCCAAGCGCGGGGTCGGCCCGGCGGACGGCGATCGCAGACCGGTACAGCTCCAGCATCGAACGGCCGTCGCCGGTCTGGGCGCGGGCCGTGCGGTCCTTCCAGTCGGCGGGCTGCGGCAGCCAGGGGGCAGCCGTCGCGTCGTCGGGGCTGAAGCCGTACGGCGGCGCCTCGCCGGTCCAGGGAAGCGGGACGCGGCAGCCGTCCCGGCCGGGGTCGACCCCGCCGGAGCGGAAGAACATCGGGTCCTGCCGCAGTTCGCGCGGGATGTCCTCGACCTCCCAGAGGCCCAACTCCTCGCCCTGGTAGACGTACGCGGCGCCGGGCAGGGAGAGGGAGAGCAGCGCGGCGGCCCGGGCCCGGCGGGTGCCCAGCTCCAGGTCGGTGGGGGTGCCCTCGCGCTTGGCCAGGAAGCTGAAGGTGGTGTCCTCCCGGCCGTAGCGGGTGACGTGCCGGGTGACGTCGTGGTTCGAGAGCACCCAGGTGGCCGGGGCGTTGACCAGGCTGTGCGCGGCAAGCGTGGTGTCGATGCAGGTGCGCAACGCGTCGGCGTCCCAGGCGCAGCCGAGGAAGTCGAAGTTGAACGCCGCGTGCAGTTCGTCCGGGCGCAGGTAGTTGGCGAAGCGCTGGTGGTCGGGCAGCCACACCTCGCCGATCAGGGCCCGCTGGCCGGGATAGCCGTCGGCGATCCGCCGCCAACTCCGGTAGATCTCGTGCACCGCCTCCACGTCGACGAACGGGCTCGGGCCGTCCGGCGGCGCCTCGGGCAGCGTCGGGTCCTTGGCGAGCATCGCCGCGGAGTCGATCCGGATGCCGTCCACACCCCGGTCGAACCAGAACCGCAGGATGTCCTCGAACTCGGCGCGCACCCGGGGGTGGTCCCAGTTGAAGTCGGGCTGCTCGGGGGCGAAGAGGTGCAGGTACCAGTCACCCGGCGTGCCGTCCGGGTTGGTCGTCCGGGTCCAGGTGTCGCCGGCGAACGGCGATACCCAGTCGGTGGGCTTCTGCGATCCGTCCGGGCCACGGCCGGGACGGAACCAGAACAGTTCCCGCTCGGGCGCGTCCGGGCCGCCGGCCAGCGCCGCCTGGAACCAGGGGTGCGCGTCGGAGCAGTGGTTGGGCACCACGTCGACGATGGTCCTGATGCCGAGCGCGTGCGCCTCGGCGATCAGCGCCTCCGCCTCGGCCAGCGTACCGAAGACCGGGTCGATGTCGCGGTAGTCGGCCACGTCGTAGCCGGCGTCGGCCATCGGGGAGGGGTACCAGGGGCTGAACCAGATCGCGTCAACTCCCAGCGCCGCCAGGTGGTCCAGCCGGGACCGGATGCCGGCGATGTCGCCGATCCCGTCGCCGTTGCCGTCGGCGAAGCTACGCGGATACACCTGGTAGATCACCGCTCCACGCCACCACGGACTGTCGTCTGCTGTGGACACGAGCACCTGCTTTCTGCGTCGGTACGTCGGCGATTCCGCCAGACCTGAATGTCTGTCGGGGCGAACGGTCGTTGGTCGCCGCGCGGGAGGTTACGCCGGTGGGGTCATCCCTTGAGGCTGCCGGTGGTCAGGCCGGACATGATGTTGCGCTGGAAGATCAGGAAGACGATCACGGTCGGGATCGCGGCGATCACCGACGCGGCGACCACCACGTTCATCGGCGTGCCACCGGAGAAGGCGTAGATGCCGACGCTGACCGTCCGGGTCTCGGGCGACGGCATGACCAGCTTCGGCCAGAGGAAGTCCTTCCAGACCGCCGTCACGGCGAAGATCGAGACCACGCCGAGGATGGGGCGCGACATCGGCAGGATGATCGACCAGAGCGTCCGCAGCGGCGTCGCCCCGTCCATGAGGGCCGCCGCCATCAGGTCCTCCGGGATCGAGTCGAAGAACCGCTTCAGCAGGAAGATGTTGAACGCGTTGGCGACCAGGGGCAGCCAGATCGCGAACGGCGAGTCGAGCAGGTTGATGTGCAGGATCGGCAGGTCGATCACGGTCACGTACTGCGGGACGATGAGGACCATCGCCGGAATCATCAACGTCGCCAGCATCAGGCCGAGGATCACGTTGCCGAAGATCGGTCGGAGCTTCGACAGGGAGTACGCCGCGGCGGTGTCGAACACGAGTTGGAACAGCACCGCGCCGGTCGCGTAGTAGAAGGTGTTGAACAGCAGCTTGGCGAGGTCCAGGTTGTTCCACGCGTCGACGTAGTTCTGCCACTGCGGATCCTGCGGAAACAGCGACGGCGGGGTCTGCGCGATCTCCTGGCCGGACTTGAGCGCGCCGGTGACCATCCAGTAGAGCGGCCCGAGGAAGACGAGCGTGAACCCCAGCACGACGACGGCGAGCAGCGTCCAGTAGATCACCTTGCCGCGCCCCCGCCGGAGCTGGGCGTGGGAGATGAGGGTCCGGGTCCCGGAGTCCTGTGCCATGGATCGTCCGTCCTAGTCCTGTTTCGCGGTCAGCCGCACGTAGACGGCGGAGAAGCCGGCCAGCACCACGAGCATGATCACGCCGAGCGCGGCGGCGCCGTTGAGGTCGTTCTGGAAGAATCCGTGCTGGTAGATGAGGTACGCGACCGAGGTCGCCGAGTCCTCCGCACCCGCGCCGTTGGCGAGGATCAGGGGCTCGATGAAGAGCTGCATCGTGGCGACGATCTGCAGCATGGCCAGGAGCGCGAGGATCAGCCGGGTCTGCGGGATGGTCACGTGTCGGATCCGCCGCCAGATCCCGGCGCCGTCCAGCTCGGCCGCTTCGTAGAGCTCACCGGGGATGTTCTGCAGCGCCGCCAGGTAGATCAGCACCGCGCTGCCCATGTTCATCCAGGTCGACGCGATCACCATCGCCGGCATCGTCATCTCGGGGGACTGCATCCACTGCGAGGTCGGCAGGTGCAGCGCCTTGAGGATCGCGTTGAAGAGTCCCGCCTCGCTGGGGTCGTACGCGTAGAACTTGAAGAGGAAGAGCGCCGAGGCCGGCGGCAGCATCACCGGCAGGTAGACCAGGATCCGCAGGTAACCCTTGGCGTGGCGGAACTCGTTCAGCAGGATCGCCACGAAGAACGGCACCGCGTAGCCGAGGACGAGGGCGAGGACCGTGAAGTAGAACGTGTTCTTCCAGGCGGTCCAGAAGCTGGGGTCGTCGATGATCCGGAGGTAGTTGTCCCAGCCCACCCAGGTGGTCTCGCCGCGCCGGGTCCGCTGGAAGCTCATGACGATGCCGCGGACCATCGGGTACCAGGAGAAGACGACGAAGCAGAGCACGGCACCGATCAGGAACGCGTGCCCGGTGAGGTTGTCCCGTACCTTGCGGCCGAGGCTCGTACGCTGCGGCCCGGCCGGGGAGGCGGGGCGACCCGCTTCTCTGACGCTCCCCGGGGCGGTGGTGATCGCCAAGGCAACTCCTGGTGAGTCGGTGACCGGACGGTGCGGTGCGGATGGTGTGGGGGCCGGCGTGCCGGCCCCCACACCGTCGGATCAGCTCTCGGCCGCGAGGAGCTGGTTGACCTTGTCCTCGGCCGTCTTGAGGAGCGCGTCGATGTTCGCGTTCGGGTTCGTCAACACCCCGGACATCGCCGCGTCGAGCACCGCGTAGATCGCCTGCGCGTTGCGCGGCTCACCCTTGATCGTGATCGGGTTCGCCTCGAAGATCGCGAAGTTGGCGGTGTCGACGTTCGCGTTCGCCTTGCGCAGCTCGAGCTCCTGCTTCTGCGCGTCGCTGCCGTTGGCGAAGAGCAGCGGCTGGGGCAGGCCGACCGGGTAGTTCTGCGGCTTGGCCCGGACGTAGTCGAACTGGCCCTTGCCCGGCGTCAGCTTCTGGTACGCGATCCACTTCAGACCGGCCTTGACCTGCTCGGGGGTGAGGCCCTTCTTGAAGAAGTAGCCCTCGCCGCCACCGAGCGTCGCCTTCGCCGGGCCGTCCTGGCCGGGCAGCGGGCCCATCGCCCAGTCCTGGAACTTGCCCTGGAACTGGCTGACGATCGCCTGGGTGGCGTCCGGCGCGCCGATGAACATGCCGACCTTGCCCGCGGCGGCGTTGGTCAGCAGGTCACCCCACTGGAGCAGCTGGCGGCTGCCCATGCTGTTGTCGCCGTACCGCATGTCCTTGAGGTTCTGCAGGACCTGCTTGCCCATCGCGTTGTTGAAGTCGGCCTTCTTGCCGTCCGGGGTCAGCACCTGGCCACCCTGCGAGTAGAGCAGGGAGGTGAAGTGCCAACCTCCGGTGTTGCCGGCGCTGTACTCCGAGTAGCCGGCGATCCCGTTGCCGAGCGCGGAGATCTTCTTGGCGGCGTCCCGGACCTCGGCCCAGGTCTTGGGCGGGTTGTTCACGTCGAGCCCCGCCTGCTGGAACAGCACCTTGTTGTAGACCAGGCCCATCGAGTAGTTCTTCACCGGGACGGCGTAGAGCTTGCCGTTGTCGGTGAAGACCTGCTTGAGCGCCGGGTCGACGCTGTCCCAGGTCGGGACGGAGTCCTTGTTGGCGAACTCGGTGATGTCCATCGCCTGACCGGAGTCGAGCACCTGCTGGAGATCGGTCATGTACCCGTAGAACACGTCGGTCACCGTGCCGCCGGAGAGGCGCGCGGTGAAGTCCGGCGGGTTGTTGCACTGCTCGCCGACGCTGACGCTCTTGATGACGATGTCGGGGTTCTGCCGCTGGAACTCGACGACGTCGTCGTTCCAGTTCTTCAGCAGCTCTTTCTGGGAGCCGACCGGCTGGCAGTCGACGGTGATGGTGACCTTGCCGCCTGCCTCGTTCGACGAGTCGTCGCTCTTCGTGGAGCACGCCATAAGGCTGAGCCCCAGGCCGGCCACGAGCGCTAGCGCCGCAGCCTTCCGGTACTGCGGTACGGACATCTGTCCATCCCTTCGGGAACGGGTGTCTCCATGACCTTCGCTGAACTGCGGTGATCGCCACCGCGATGCCTGCTGCGTGATCTATGCGATGCGACCTGACCCCCGGTAGTTGCGTGGGGGCTCGGTGTGAGTGGAGTCACTGTAACGAGGGCGACACCTTTCGGCAAGGTATCGATCCTGTTTTGAAAAGACACGACTTGATGACGGCAGATCTTGACAGGAGCGTGCTTCCCGGCCTGATTGATGGAGCTTTGCCCATTTTTGACGCCCAGTCCGCCAGCGATGCTGACCGGCTGACCAGGGACGGAATGGTGCGGCATCGGCAACGACGAAACGGCCGCCGACCGCGAACAGCGGTCGACGGCCGGAGGCGTCGTTCGGTTACCGGGGCGGACCGGGTGAACCCGGGTCAGCGGCCGAGGGTGGTGGCGCCGCGGCCCCTCGTCAGCGGCCGGGGGCGGGCGCGGTGGAGCCGCGTACCACCAGTTCGGGCTCGAACAGCAACTCGTCGTGCAGCACGCCGGCCCCCTCGATCTGGGTGACCAGCAGGTCCACCGCGGCCTGCCCCATCGTCTCGATCGGCTGCCGCACGGTGGTCAACGGCGGGTCGGTGCAGGTCATGAACGCGGAGTCGTCGAAGCCCACGACCGACACGTCGGTCGGCACCGCACGGCCCAGCCGCCGGGCGGCCCGGATCGTGCCCAGGGCCAGCACGTCACTGGCGCAGATGATGCCGGTCACGCCCCGCTCGACCAGCTTGGTCGCGGCGACCCGTGCCCCTTCCATCGAGAAGCTCGAACGCTCGACGAACTCGCTGTCGTCGGCCCAGCCCGCCGCCTGGATCATCGCGTTCAGCTTGCGTCTGGACGGCACGTGCCCCTCCGGGCCGAGCACCATCCCGATCCGGTCGTGCCCGAGTGAGCGCAGGTGCCCGTACGCCTGCTCGACCGCCACCGCGTCGTCGGTGGAGACCCGGGGGAAGCCCAACTCGTCCACACCCGCGTTGACCAGCACCACCGGCAGGCCCCGGTCGGTCAGCCGGCGGTAGTGGTCGTGCCGGGCGTCGGCGAGCGCGTACGAGCCGCCGGCGAAGATCACCCCGGAGACCTGGTGGTCGAGGAGCATCTCCACGTAGTCCATCTCCGAGACGCCACCGATGGTCCGGGCGCAGAGCGCCGGGGTGAACCCCCGCTGGGCGAGGGAGCCGGTGACCACCTCGGCGAGCGCCGGGAAGATCGGGTTCTGCAGCTCCGGCAGCACCAGCCCGACCAGCCGGGCACGCTCACCGCGCAGCTTGGTCGGCCGCTCGTAGCCGAGCACGTCGAGCGCGGTCAGCACCGCCGTCCGGGTCGCCTCGGAGACCCCGTCCCGGCCGTTGAGCACCCGGCTGACGGTGGCCTCGCTGACGCCCGCCTTCTTGGCAACTTCGGTCAACCGCTTCGTCACGGCCGCAATCGTATGCCAGGTAGCTGCAAGAACTGAACAGCCTGCTGCCGTCCGACGTCAGGCGACCGTCAGGTCTGCGGTTGCCCGGTCAGTGGAGATTGCGCAGCGCGTCCTCGATCGCCCGGTGGAAGGTCGGGTACGCGTAGATCATGTGCCGAAGTTGGCTGAGCGGCACCGCCGCGTGCACGGCGACCACCAGCCCGGACAGCACCTCGCCGCCGGCGGGCCCGGCCGAGGTCGCCCCGATCAGCACCCCCTGGTCGGCGTCCGCGACGAGTTTGATGAAGCCCTCGTCGCCGACGCCGTGGATCCAGCCCCGGGTCGAGGTGCTCAGCTTGGTGAAACCCACCTGGACGTTGATCCCCCGGTCCCGGGCCTGCTGCTCGGTCAGGCCCACCGCGCCCACCTCCGGGTCGGTGAAGGTGACCCGGGGCAGCGCGCGGTAGTCGGCGCGCGGCACGGTGCCGGCCGAGCCGCTCGACCCGCTGGCGCTGAGCCGGCTGGCCGCGCCCATGGCGCCGCCGACCACGCTCGCGGCACCGCTCGGGTCCGCACCGGCCCGCGCGTGCCGGGTCCGGTCCAGGACATCGGCGATCACGATCGCCGCCTGGTACATCGCGATGTGGGTGAACGCGCCCTCGCCGGTCACGTCGCCCACCGCCCAGATGTCGTCGACGACCCGCATCCGGTCGTCGACCGGGAGGAAGCGCTGACCGGCGTCCACCCCGACGGTGTCCAGCCCCAACTCCTCCAGGTGAGCCCGGCGGCCCGTCACCACCAGCAGTCGCTCGGCCGTGAACTCGGCGCCGCCGGAGGCGCGGACCGTGAACCGCTGCCCGTCGTGCTCGACCCGCTCCGCCCGCACCCCGGTGTGGATCTCCACCCCGTCCGCGCGCAGCGCCGCGGCGGCCACCTCGGACGACTCCGGCTCCTCGACGGCGAGCACCCGGTCCATCGCCTCGACGATGGTGACCCGCACCCCGAACCGGGCGAAGACCTGGGACAGCTCCAGCCCGATCGCACCACCGCCGAGCACCAGCAGCGACTCCGGCAACTCCTCGACCTCGATCGCCTGGTGGTTGGTCCAGTACGGGGTGTCGGCCAACCCGTCGATCGGTGGCACCGCCGCCCGGCTGCCGGTGCCCAGCACCACGCCGTACCGGGCCTGGAACACCTGGTCGCCGACCCGGACCCGGCCGGGCCCGTCCAGCCGACCGCTGCCCCGGACGAACCGGCCACCCCGCCCGGTGAAGCGCTCGACCGCCACCCGGTCGTCCCAGGTGTCGGTCGCCTCCTCACGGATCCGCTTGGCCACCGGCGCCCAGTCCGGCCGCACCTCGGCGGTGCCGGCGAGGCCGTCGACCCGGCGCGCCTCGGCGAGGGCGTTCGCCGCCCTGATCATCATCTTGCTCGGAATGCACCCCCAGTAGGGGCACTCCCCGCCGACCAGGTCCCGCTCGATGCCGACGACGCTCAGCCCGGCCTCGGCGAGCCGCCCGGCCACCTCCTCGCCCCCGACGCCGAGCCCGACCACGACAACGTCAACCTGCTCC from Micromonospora sp. WMMD812 harbors:
- a CDS encoding sugar ABC transporter permease → MAITTAPGSVREAGRPASPAGPQRTSLGRKVRDNLTGHAFLIGAVLCFVVFSWYPMVRGIVMSFQRTRRGETTWVGWDNYLRIIDDPSFWTAWKNTFYFTVLALVLGYAVPFFVAILLNEFRHAKGYLRILVYLPVMLPPASALFLFKFYAYDPSEAGLFNAILKALHLPTSQWMQSPEMTMPAMVIASTWMNMGSAVLIYLAALQNIPGELYEAAELDGAGIWRRIRHVTIPQTRLILALLAMLQIVATMQLFIEPLILANGAGAEDSATSVAYLIYQHGFFQNDLNGAAALGVIMLVVLAGFSAVYVRLTAKQD
- a CDS encoding LacI family DNA-binding transcriptional regulator, translated to MTKRLTEVAKKAGVSEATVSRVLNGRDGVSEATRTAVLTALDVLGYERPTKLRGERARLVGLVLPELQNPIFPALAEVVTGSLAQRGFTPALCARTIGGVSEMDYVEMLLDHQVSGVIFAGGSYALADARHDHYRRLTDRGLPVVLVNAGVDELGFPRVSTDDAVAVEQAYGHLRSLGHDRIGMVLGPEGHVPSRRKLNAMIQAAGWADDSEFVERSSFSMEGARVAATKLVERGVTGIICASDVLALGTIRAARRLGRAVPTDVSVVGFDDSAFMTCTDPPLTTVRQPIETMGQAAVDLLVTQIEGAGVLHDELLFEPELVVRGSTAPAPGR
- a CDS encoding carbohydrate ABC transporter permease is translated as MAQDSGTRTLISHAQLRRGRGKVIYWTLLAVVVLGFTLVFLGPLYWMVTGALKSGQEIAQTPPSLFPQDPQWQNYVDAWNNLDLAKLLFNTFYYATGAVLFQLVFDTAAAYSLSKLRPIFGNVILGLMLATLMIPAMVLIVPQYVTVIDLPILHINLLDSPFAIWLPLVANAFNIFLLKRFFDSIPEDLMAAALMDGATPLRTLWSIILPMSRPILGVVSIFAVTAVWKDFLWPKLVMPSPETRTVSVGIYAFSGGTPMNVVVAASVIAAIPTVIVFLIFQRNIMSGLTTGSLKG
- a CDS encoding extracellular solute-binding protein, with product MSVPQYRKAAALALVAGLGLSLMACSTKSDDSSNEAGGKVTITVDCQPVGSQKELLKNWNDDVVEFQRQNPDIVIKSVSVGEQCNNPPDFTARLSGGTVTDVFYGYMTDLQQVLDSGQAMDITEFANKDSVPTWDSVDPALKQVFTDNGKLYAVPVKNYSMGLVYNKVLFQQAGLDVNNPPKTWAEVRDAAKKISALGNGIAGYSEYSAGNTGGWHFTSLLYSQGGQVLTPDGKKADFNNAMGKQVLQNLKDMRYGDNSMGSRQLLQWGDLLTNAAAGKVGMFIGAPDATQAIVSQFQGKFQDWAMGPLPGQDGPAKATLGGGEGYFFKKGLTPEQVKAGLKWIAYQKLTPGKGQFDYVRAKPQNYPVGLPQPLLFANGSDAQKQELELRKANANVDTANFAIFEANPITIKGEPRNAQAIYAVLDAAMSGVLTNPNANIDALLKTAEDKVNQLLAAES
- a CDS encoding glycoside hydrolase family 13 protein is translated as MSTADDSPWWRGAVIYQVYPRSFADGNGDGIGDIAGIRSRLDHLAALGVDAIWFSPWYPSPMADAGYDVADYRDIDPVFGTLAEAEALIAEAHALGIRTIVDVVPNHCSDAHPWFQAALAGGPDAPERELFWFRPGRGPDGSQKPTDWVSPFAGDTWTRTTNPDGTPGDWYLHLFAPEQPDFNWDHPRVRAEFEDILRFWFDRGVDGIRIDSAAMLAKDPTLPEAPPDGPSPFVDVEAVHEIYRSWRRIADGYPGQRALIGEVWLPDHQRFANYLRPDELHAAFNFDFLGCAWDADALRTCIDTTLAAHSLVNAPATWVLSNHDVTRHVTRYGREDTTFSFLAKREGTPTDLELGTRRARAAALLSLSLPGAAYVYQGEELGLWEVEDIPRELRQDPMFFRSGGVDPGRDGCRVPLPWTGEAPPYGFSPDDATAAPWLPQPADWKDRTARAQTGDGRSMLELYRSAIAVRRADPALGDGEMTWLPAPEGVLAYHRSPGFTCLVNLSSVAVPLPPHAERLLASGPLDDDLLPPDTAVWLRTAEPTDVDVSTT
- a CDS encoding NAD(P)/FAD-dependent oxidoreductase, whose translation is MEPEQVDVVVVGLGVGGEEVAGRLAEAGLSVVGIERDLVGGECPYWGCIPSKMMIRAANALAEARRVDGLAGTAEVRPDWAPVAKRIREEATDTWDDRVAVERFTGRGGRFVRGSGRLDGPGRVRVGDQVFQARYGVVLGTGSRAAVPPIDGLADTPYWTNHQAIEVEELPESLLVLGGGAIGLELSQVFARFGVRVTIVEAMDRVLAVEEPESSEVAAAALRADGVEIHTGVRAERVEHDGQRFTVRASGGAEFTAERLLVVTGRRAHLEELGLDTVGVDAGQRFLPVDDRMRVVDDIWAVGDVTGEGAFTHIAMYQAAIVIADVLDRTRHARAGADPSGAASVVGGAMGAASRLSASGSSGSAGTVPRADYRALPRVTFTDPEVGAVGLTEQQARDRGINVQVGFTKLSTSTRGWIHGVGDEGFIKLVADADQGVLIGATSAGPAGGEVLSGLVVAVHAAVPLSQLRHMIYAYPTFHRAIEDALRNLH